From the genome of Proteus vulgaris, one region includes:
- the gntK gene encoding gluconokinase, which yields MNDTQSLHHVFILMGVSGSGKSAVASGVAQRTGAAFLDGDFLHPRSNITKMASGHALNDEDRKPWLQALNDAAFAMQRTNSVSLIVCSALKKQYRDMLRDGNQCLHFLYLKGDYELIESRLKARKGHFFKPQMLVTQFETLEEPTNAENDVYEIDISMPLDDVIESAINKINSVTQGAFEGETV from the coding sequence ATGAACGATACCCAATCCCTACACCATGTTTTCATCTTAATGGGGGTATCAGGCAGTGGTAAATCTGCGGTCGCAAGTGGTGTGGCACAACGTACAGGTGCCGCATTTTTAGACGGTGATTTCCTACACCCTCGCTCAAATATTACTAAAATGGCATCAGGCCATGCTTTAAATGATGAAGATCGCAAACCTTGGTTACAAGCACTCAATGATGCTGCTTTTGCGATGCAAAGAACTAATAGCGTATCGCTAATTGTCTGTTCTGCATTGAAAAAACAGTATCGTGATATGTTAAGAGACGGCAATCAATGCCTGCACTTTTTATATTTAAAAGGTGACTATGAGCTGATTGAAAGCCGCTTAAAAGCACGTAAAGGGCACTTCTTTAAACCTCAAATGTTAGTGACTCAATTTGAAACCTTAGAAGAGCCAACCAACGCTGAAAATGATGTGTATGAAATTGATATTTCAATGCCACTTGATGATGTAATTGAAAGTGCAATCAATAAAATAAATTCAGTGACACAAGGGGCTTTTGAAGGGGAAACAGTATGA
- the gntU gene encoding gluconate transporter gives MSTLTLVLTAVGSVLLLLFFVMYARLHAFIALMIVAIGAGIFSGMPLEKITQTMQNGMGGTLGFLSIVVALGAMFGKVLHETGALDQIAVRLLKYFGEKRANYALGIAGLICALPLFFDVAVVLLIGVVFAVARRTGGNVVKMAIPLFAGVAGAAAFLLPGPTPMLLADQMNADFGWMILIGLCAAIPGMLLAGPIFGNFISRYVTLELPKDLSEPSLGQNKMPSFGFSLALVLLPLVLVGCKTIGARFVEKGSELYNILEFVGHPFIAILVACLVAIYGLAIRRGMSKEKVMEICSAAIQPAGIILLVTGAGGVFKQVLVDSGVGPALGNALIGAGMPIAVACFILAGAVRVIQGSATVACLTAVGLVLPVINELGYSGAQMAALSVCIAGGSIILSHVNDSGFWLFGKFTGATEAQTLKTWSLMETILGTTGAVIGMIFFAFL, from the coding sequence ATGAGTACATTAACGCTTGTGCTAACTGCGGTTGGCTCGGTTCTATTATTACTCTTTTTCGTTATGTATGCGCGTTTGCATGCATTTATTGCATTGATGATTGTTGCTATCGGCGCAGGTATTTTCTCTGGAATGCCTCTTGAAAAAATCACGCAAACTATGCAAAACGGAATGGGCGGAACATTAGGTTTCCTTTCTATCGTGGTCGCACTGGGTGCAATGTTCGGTAAAGTGCTACACGAAACTGGGGCATTAGACCAAATCGCAGTTCGATTATTAAAATATTTTGGTGAGAAACGAGCTAACTACGCATTGGGTATTGCTGGCTTAATTTGTGCTCTACCTCTGTTCTTTGATGTCGCCGTTGTCTTGTTAATTGGTGTTGTATTTGCTGTTGCTCGCCGTACTGGTGGCAATGTGGTAAAAATGGCGATCCCTCTGTTTGCGGGTGTTGCAGGTGCTGCCGCCTTCTTATTACCAGGGCCAACACCAATGTTATTAGCTGACCAAATGAATGCTGATTTTGGTTGGATGATCTTAATTGGTTTATGTGCAGCTATTCCGGGCATGTTATTAGCAGGTCCTATCTTCGGTAACTTTATCAGCCGTTACGTTACCTTAGAATTACCAAAAGATTTGTCTGAACCAAGTTTAGGCCAAAACAAAATGCCTTCTTTTGGTTTCAGTCTTGCACTGGTGTTATTACCTTTAGTGTTAGTGGGATGCAAAACTATTGGTGCGCGTTTCGTTGAGAAAGGTTCAGAGCTGTACAACATCCTTGAATTTGTTGGTCATCCATTTATTGCGATTCTTGTGGCTTGTTTAGTGGCTATTTACGGTCTTGCGATCCGTCGTGGTATGAGCAAAGAAAAAGTAATGGAAATCTGTTCTGCAGCAATCCAACCTGCGGGGATCATCTTACTGGTTACTGGCGCGGGTGGTGTCTTTAAACAAGTACTTGTAGATTCAGGTGTTGGCCCTGCATTAGGTAATGCTTTAATTGGTGCTGGTATGCCAATTGCGGTGGCGTGTTTTATTCTTGCTGGTGCAGTGCGTGTTATTCAAGGCTCTGCAACGGTTGCTTGTTTAACCGCAGTTGGTTTAGTTTTACCCGTTATCAATGAGTTGGGTTACAGTGGCGCTCAAATGGCGGCATTATCAGTGTGTATCGCTGGTGGCTCTATTATTCTTAGCCACGTTAATGACTCAGGTTTCTGGTTATTTGGTAAATTTACTGGTGCTACAGAAGCACAAACCTTAAAAACATGGTCTTTAATGGAGACTATTCTTGGCACAACAGGTGCAGTTATAGGCATGATCTTCTTCGCTTTTCTTTAA
- a CDS encoding methyl-accepting chemotaxis protein, which translates to MVDYNSLFIKHTDCNIHTITLIRNSILISSNKLQDKLNLLEEMEHLFSEMLDNSQSLAQFLNEIDAHFTHSREEIDNFSGWLKKIKDSACNIDRLSNQANILSINSAIEAGHIGREGAGFAVLAQEMKKLSLEIQQQASSIATINNNLDARFTLIKEVTEKNREHVQQVKQLVVEGHQNLVSLSEQAGDLKHLFTFIAMEQFFNTIKLDHVLWKEAIYIHLLNHDDENSVNQHTECRLGKWYYQGDGRKFANTEAFRRLEEPHKLVHECGRLALSANIEGNQEAVTRYIEHMEQASVDVIKYVDALLNLIDE; encoded by the coding sequence ATGGTTGACTATAATTCGCTTTTTATTAAACACACTGATTGCAATATTCACACAATCACGCTTATTCGAAATTCCATCTTAATATCCAGCAATAAGCTACAAGACAAGCTTAATCTGCTTGAGGAAATGGAACATCTCTTTAGTGAAATGTTAGATAATTCCCAGTCATTAGCTCAATTTTTAAATGAAATTGATGCGCATTTTACACATAGCAGAGAAGAGATAGACAATTTTTCAGGCTGGTTAAAAAAAATCAAAGATAGCGCCTGCAATATTGATAGGCTTTCAAATCAGGCTAATATTTTATCGATAAATTCAGCGATTGAAGCTGGTCATATCGGCCGTGAAGGTGCAGGTTTTGCCGTATTAGCTCAAGAGATGAAAAAGTTATCCTTAGAAATTCAGCAACAAGCCTCTTCTATTGCCACCATTAATAATAATTTAGATGCTCGCTTTACTCTTATTAAAGAAGTCACAGAAAAAAACCGAGAACATGTACAACAAGTTAAACAATTGGTTGTAGAAGGCCACCAGAACTTGGTGTCATTATCAGAACAAGCAGGTGACCTAAAACATCTTTTTACGTTTATTGCGATGGAACAGTTTTTTAATACCATCAAACTGGATCATGTTTTATGGAAAGAAGCTATCTACATCCACTTACTTAATCATGATGATGAAAACAGTGTTAATCAGCATACAGAGTGCCGATTAGGAAAATGGTATTATCAAGGAGATGGTCGGAAATTCGCAAATACTGAGGCTTTTCGTCGCCTAGAAGAACCCCATAAGTTAGTGCATGAATGTGGTCGTTTAGCGCTGAGCGCCAATATAGAGGGCAATCAAGAGGCGGTAACTCGGTATATCGAACATATGGAACAAGCCAGTGTTGATGTTATCAAGTATGTGGATGCTTTATTAAATCTCATTGATGAGTGA
- a CDS encoding ABC transporter ATP-binding protein produces MIIANAKQLAIGYKGKTLIKDLSFHIKQGQIICLLGANGCGKTTLMRTLLGLIPCIDGEINIAGKILSEWSPTELAKVVAYVPQATHIPFSFNVIDMVVMGRGAHLSFFSMPSSQDKTMAMETLEMLSLSHLAHRTFDTLSGGEKQMVLIARALVQQPKLLIMDEPAASLDFGNQIKLLTQVKALKALGISVFMSTHHPQHAASLADDVILLTPHVPVLQDRPDILLTPDNLAHLYGVQPTDIQAHFHAYSDNKNDHRQEYEHN; encoded by the coding sequence ATGATCATTGCTAATGCAAAGCAACTCGCCATTGGTTATAAAGGCAAAACCTTAATTAAAGATCTCTCATTTCACATCAAACAAGGGCAAATCATCTGCTTATTAGGCGCTAATGGTTGTGGTAAAACAACGCTAATGCGAACGCTATTGGGTCTGATACCTTGTATTGATGGTGAGATTAATATTGCGGGTAAAATACTAAGTGAGTGGTCACCAACAGAACTAGCCAAAGTGGTGGCATATGTACCTCAAGCAACACATATCCCCTTTTCTTTCAATGTTATTGATATGGTTGTAATGGGGCGAGGTGCGCATCTCTCCTTTTTTTCGATGCCTAGCTCACAAGATAAAACGATGGCAATGGAAACCTTAGAAATGCTCTCGCTTTCTCATCTTGCTCACCGAACTTTTGATACCTTAAGTGGCGGTGAAAAACAGATGGTATTAATTGCACGCGCTTTAGTGCAACAACCCAAATTGTTGATTATGGATGAACCCGCAGCAAGCCTTGATTTTGGTAATCAAATCAAACTGCTTACCCAAGTTAAAGCATTAAAAGCATTAGGGATCAGTGTTTTTATGTCCACACATCACCCTCAACATGCCGCTTCTTTGGCAGATGATGTCATTTTGCTGACACCTCATGTGCCCGTTTTGCAAGATAGACCTGACATTTTGCTGACACCCGATAATTTAGCGCACCTTTATGGTGTACAACCAACAGATATTCAGGCGCATTTTCACGCCTACTCTGATAATAAAAATGACCATAGGCAAGAATATGAACACAATTGA
- the modD gene encoding ModD protein, giving the protein MIYYPDAFLDNLLMEDIQYGDLTSRALNIGDQLGTMTFTRREAGCVSGITLGCRLLEKLGLRVIAHQQDGDFANAGDCLITAEGRADALHQGWKVVQNVLEWSCGVSDYMARMLDIYHRYQPKGQIACTRKNIPNTKLLATQAVLAGGGVIHRQGCSETILLFANHRRFLSEPDNWAQHVKQLRQAAPEKCIVVEADDIEQAREALKAQPDILQLDKFSIEDIAQLQQEIPHIAPHCHLSLAGGINLNTIEKYAQTGINLLVTSAPYYAPPTDIKVRLYPKRLN; this is encoded by the coding sequence ATGATTTATTATCCTGATGCTTTTCTTGATAATTTGTTGATGGAAGATATCCAATATGGCGACCTCACCAGCCGAGCGCTGAATATTGGTGATCAACTAGGCACCATGACCTTTACACGCCGTGAAGCGGGTTGCGTCAGTGGGATCACTTTAGGTTGTCGCTTATTGGAAAAATTAGGATTAAGAGTAATCGCACATCAACAAGATGGCGATTTTGCTAATGCAGGTGATTGCTTAATCACGGCAGAAGGCCGTGCTGATGCACTACATCAAGGCTGGAAAGTGGTACAAAACGTCCTTGAGTGGAGTTGTGGCGTGAGTGATTATATGGCAAGAATGCTAGATATTTATCACCGCTATCAACCTAAAGGGCAAATTGCGTGTACACGTAAAAATATCCCTAATACTAAATTACTGGCGACCCAAGCTGTACTGGCGGGCGGTGGTGTCATTCATCGCCAAGGTTGTTCCGAAACTATTTTGCTCTTTGCTAACCATCGTCGATTTTTATCAGAGCCTGATAATTGGGCACAACATGTTAAACAGTTACGCCAAGCTGCACCTGAAAAATGCATTGTTGTAGAAGCTGATGATATTGAACAAGCAAGAGAAGCGTTAAAAGCACAACCTGATATTTTACAGCTCGATAAGTTCTCTATTGAAGATATCGCACAGCTACAACAAGAAATACCTCACATTGCACCTCATTGCCATCTTTCCTTGGCAGGTGGTATTAACTTAAACACAATTGAAAAATATGCACAGACAGGCATCAATTTACTGGTGACATCTGCGCCTTATTATGCACCACCGACGGATATTAAAGTTCGTCTTTACCCAAAAAGATTAAATTAA
- the gntR gene encoding gluconate operon transcriptional repressor GntR → MKKKRPSLQDVASRVGVTKMTVSRFLRNPEQVSEALREKIARELDSLNYIPNRAPDILSNSTSHAIGVLLPSLTNQVFAEVIRGIESVTDKYGYQTMLAHYGYRAEKEEERLLSLLSYNIDGLILAERTHTPKTIKMLETAGIPVVEIMDSVSPCFDSAVGLDNIDASQQMVSEMIKRGCKRVIYLGARQDERTLMRLNGYEKAMQNAGLPTGSVMTPKSSSYSLGAELLHAARKQYPDLDGLYCTNDDIAIGAVFECQRLGISVPNDIAISGFHGHDVGQVMTPRLASIFTPRDEMGQQAADLLLKRMKGKIARGQVIDVGFRIITGESI, encoded by the coding sequence ATGAAGAAAAAACGCCCATCATTACAGGATGTAGCTTCGCGAGTTGGTGTTACCAAAATGACAGTGAGTCGTTTTTTGCGTAACCCAGAACAGGTCTCTGAAGCTTTACGAGAAAAAATTGCGCGCGAGTTAGACAGTCTTAATTATATTCCTAATCGCGCCCCTGATATTTTATCTAATTCTACCAGTCATGCGATTGGGGTATTGCTACCTTCTTTAACTAACCAAGTTTTTGCTGAAGTTATTCGTGGTATTGAATCAGTGACCGATAAATACGGTTATCAAACCATGTTAGCGCACTACGGATATCGTGCTGAAAAAGAAGAAGAACGCCTACTTTCATTGCTCTCTTATAATATTGATGGGCTTATTCTTGCAGAAAGAACACACACGCCAAAAACAATAAAAATGCTAGAAACAGCAGGCATTCCTGTGGTGGAAATCATGGATAGCGTTTCACCTTGTTTTGACTCTGCCGTGGGATTAGACAACATTGATGCATCACAACAGATGGTCAGTGAAATGATCAAGCGCGGTTGTAAGCGTGTTATTTATCTTGGTGCAAGACAGGATGAGCGTACTCTAATGCGTTTAAACGGGTACGAGAAAGCGATGCAAAATGCAGGCTTACCGACAGGCAGTGTAATGACACCGAAAAGTTCGTCGTATTCTTTAGGTGCTGAATTATTACATGCAGCACGTAAACAATACCCTGATTTAGACGGGCTTTATTGTACCAATGATGATATCGCTATTGGTGCTGTTTTTGAGTGCCAGCGCTTAGGTATTTCAGTGCCTAATGATATCGCCATCTCTGGTTTTCATGGACATGACGTAGGGCAAGTAATGACACCTCGTCTGGCGAGTATCTTTACTCCGCGTGATGAAATGGGACAACAAGCGGCAGATTTATTGCTTAAGCGTATGAAAGGCAAAATTGCTCGAGGACAAGTTATTGATGTTGGTTTTCGCATTATTACAGGTGAAAGCATATAA
- a CDS encoding iron ABC transporter substrate-binding protein codes for MAIRRRQFLTYLTTIATLSALPHSVRAAITSRIAAQFGHVPASTAIHRVISAGPPTDQLLLALAPEKLLGFSSLNLEKSPLFAEDLRKLPRLGRLSGRGSTLSLEALLTLEPDVIIDSGNVDETYRSLAKRVSDQTGVPYVLIDGTLKDSPAQLRQTGALLGVTERAETLALIAEQYLSDAALFASTQKTNPRFYLARGAKGLQTGARSSIHTEAIETLGFENVVDIPNFTGLTDVSPEQLLMWDPEIIITQDENAYQQIMQDSVWKSIQAVKNNKVLLFKGLPFGWLDGPPGINRLMGMRRLQSHFDARIEKQAAQDLQNYFAHFYHTQLSAEQCQQLLGYS; via the coding sequence ATGGCGATCCGTAGACGACAATTTCTAACTTACCTCACAACAATTGCGACATTATCTGCACTTCCGCATTCGGTAAGAGCCGCGATAACCTCGCGTATTGCAGCACAATTTGGTCACGTTCCGGCATCAACCGCGATCCATCGCGTGATCAGTGCAGGACCTCCGACCGATCAATTATTGCTCGCATTAGCCCCTGAAAAACTATTAGGTTTCTCATCCCTTAACTTAGAGAAAAGCCCTTTATTTGCAGAGGATTTACGTAAATTACCCCGTTTAGGGCGATTATCAGGACGAGGAAGTACCCTCTCTTTAGAAGCCTTACTAACGTTAGAACCCGATGTCATTATTGATAGTGGAAATGTAGATGAAACCTATCGCTCATTAGCGAAACGCGTTTCCGATCAAACGGGTGTGCCTTATGTGTTAATTGATGGCACATTAAAAGATAGTCCTGCCCAATTGCGTCAAACAGGCGCTTTATTAGGGGTTACAGAAAGAGCAGAAACATTAGCGCTAATTGCAGAGCAATATCTTAGTGATGCCGCCTTGTTTGCTTCTACACAAAAAACAAACCCTCGTTTTTACCTTGCTCGTGGAGCGAAAGGATTACAAACAGGCGCAAGAAGCTCTATTCATACCGAAGCTATTGAAACATTAGGCTTTGAAAATGTGGTAGATATTCCTAATTTCACTGGGTTAACGGATGTTTCACCAGAACAACTGTTGATGTGGGATCCTGAAATTATCATCACACAAGATGAAAATGCCTATCAGCAAATTATGCAAGATTCTGTATGGAAAAGCATTCAAGCAGTTAAAAACAACAAAGTACTACTGTTTAAAGGCTTACCATTTGGTTGGTTAGATGGTCCTCCGGGTATCAACCGTTTAATGGGGATGCGTCGCTTACAAAGCCATTTTGACGCTCGAATAGAAAAACAAGCTGCTCAAGATCTGCAAAATTACTTTGCTCATTTTTACCATACGCAATTAAGTGCTGAACAATGTCAGCAATTATTGGGGTATTCATGA
- a CDS encoding class I SAM-dependent methyltransferase has protein sequence MNTIETTDFAELYKNHMVQAERTKKEPEHWDKRAEKMAETCANPNDPYLIKFREMMDFTGAETLLDVGCGPGSISIHVADKFKKTIGIDYSTGMLAVAKRRAEQAGINHAEFITCSWEDSWDELPRCDIAVASRSTLVMDLQAALLKLNRQAKLRVYTTHTVSPTFVDQRIIRLLGREVPTLPTYIYAVNMLNQMGIHPKVDYIRSRNCQSNFNSLEQFIEGINFSVGPLSEDEIVRLTNYYHESIEKGVSLISPTRDWAMVSWDVVPESELNL, from the coding sequence ATGAACACAATTGAAACCACAGATTTTGCTGAACTTTATAAAAACCATATGGTACAGGCAGAAAGAACCAAAAAAGAGCCTGAGCATTGGGATAAACGTGCTGAAAAAATGGCAGAAACCTGTGCCAATCCTAACGATCCCTATTTAATAAAATTTCGTGAAATGATGGATTTCACTGGTGCTGAAACTCTCTTAGATGTAGGCTGCGGTCCTGGCTCTATCAGCATTCATGTGGCAGATAAATTCAAAAAAACCATCGGTATTGATTACAGTACAGGAATGTTAGCAGTCGCTAAACGCAGAGCCGAACAAGCAGGCATCAACCACGCAGAATTTATAACGTGCTCATGGGAAGATAGCTGGGATGAGCTTCCTCGTTGTGATATTGCTGTCGCTTCACGTTCAACATTGGTCATGGATTTACAAGCAGCACTATTAAAACTAAATCGCCAAGCCAAATTACGTGTTTATACCACTCACACCGTTTCGCCAACCTTTGTTGATCAACGCATTATTCGCTTACTAGGTCGTGAGGTTCCTACGCTTCCAACGTACATTTATGCTGTGAATATGCTAAACCAAATGGGTATTCACCCTAAAGTGGATTATATCCGTAGCCGTAATTGCCAAAGCAATTTCAATAGCCTTGAGCAATTTATTGAGGGTATTAATTTCTCTGTAGGACCTTTAAGCGAAGACGAAATTGTACGCCTAACAAATTACTATCATGAAAGTATTGAAAAAGGTGTTTCACTGATTTCGCCAACTCGTGATTGGGCAATGGTTTCTTGGGATGTCGTTCCTGAAAGTGAGCTGAACCTATGA
- a CDS encoding SGNH/GDSL hydrolase family protein encodes MKQLTHILERKTLVSSSIILALVSLLVACNQDTEKTVKLPTPTVLPADGSRQLYNYHDPHFSSFVKKLQQGRQTVHIVQLGDSHTAADFFSGKLRERFQADYGNGGIGFIPPTNIAGQRIANVQYQSDKKAWTLLSSRKDSDPDFPLGGFISEPQAKWAKLQLSENPVTQQRYQLQALYKTPTTAQVNVQSSTSKVLSLSQTQGKWQFSNPTTITFPVSITVSKSQPVKLGGWLITNQQPGVMLSSLGINGATINMMDRWGTQWTETLGQLNPDMVILAYGTNEAFNDTFDLNAYRQQLTDKIRQIRQQAPNSAILLIGPSDSVKNKEAPDCRSQQPQWLSDIVRIQKEVAQQEKTLFWDWRDYMGGECSIKAWALYDLARPDGVHLSREGYESSANTLYSQLNTLMNKS; translated from the coding sequence ATGAAACAATTAACGCACATCCTTGAGCGTAAAACTTTAGTCAGTAGCTCAATTATACTGGCTTTGGTTTCACTCTTAGTTGCTTGTAACCAAGACACTGAAAAAACAGTGAAGTTACCTACCCCCACAGTATTACCTGCTGATGGTTCAAGACAGCTCTACAACTACCACGATCCTCACTTTTCAAGCTTTGTTAAAAAGTTACAACAAGGCCGTCAAACAGTGCACATTGTTCAGTTAGGGGATTCTCATACTGCGGCTGATTTTTTCAGTGGTAAGTTGCGTGAACGTTTTCAAGCCGATTACGGTAATGGCGGTATTGGTTTTATTCCTCCGACTAATATCGCTGGGCAACGTATTGCAAACGTACAATACCAAAGTGATAAAAAAGCATGGACACTACTTTCAAGCAGAAAAGATAGCGATCCTGATTTCCCATTAGGTGGGTTTATTAGTGAACCACAAGCTAAATGGGCTAAATTACAGTTATCTGAAAACCCAGTAACTCAGCAACGTTATCAGTTACAGGCGCTCTATAAAACGCCAACTACAGCACAAGTAAATGTACAGTCATCAACAAGCAAAGTCCTTTCATTATCGCAAACTCAAGGTAAATGGCAGTTTTCAAATCCAACAACGATAACTTTTCCAGTCAGTATAACGGTTAGTAAAAGCCAGCCAGTTAAATTAGGAGGTTGGCTGATCACCAACCAACAACCTGGTGTCATGCTCTCCTCATTAGGTATTAATGGCGCCACAATCAATATGATGGATAGATGGGGTACGCAATGGACAGAAACATTGGGCCAGCTAAATCCCGATATGGTCATTTTAGCTTATGGTACCAATGAAGCCTTTAATGATACCTTCGATTTGAATGCCTATCGCCAACAACTGACAGATAAAATTCGTCAAATTCGCCAACAAGCACCGAATAGCGCTATCTTATTAATTGGGCCGTCTGATTCAGTTAAAAATAAAGAAGCCCCTGATTGCCGTTCACAACAGCCTCAATGGCTCAGCGATATTGTCAGGATACAAAAAGAAGTGGCTCAACAAGAGAAAACACTATTTTGGGATTGGCGTGACTATATGGGGGGAGAATGCTCGATAAAAGCTTGGGCGTTGTATGATTTAGCAAGGCCTGATGGTGTGCATCTTTCTCGTGAAGGGTATGAGAGCAGTGCTAATACGCTGTATAGTCAATTGAATACCTTAATGAACAAAAGCTAA
- a CDS encoding FecCD family ABC transporter permease, which translates to MSQSVRITLLFALFSIVALIAITSGKYSLTTNELWTLVSNKLTGNVEYNRTETVFWQIRFPRVLAAILIGGGLAIAGAAYQGMFRNPLVSPDILGVSSGAGVGAVLGIFLGQSMLSIQLFAFAGGLATVALVYFIARLAKQHDPVLSLVLVGIAISALCGSAISLMKILADPYTQLPSITFWLLGGLSTITASDLISVAPLMLVGFIPLILLRWRMNILSLSDEEARALGLNVEVTRLVFILSATLITASAVSIAGIIGWLGLIVPHIARLLVGANFSQQFPVSLLVGAIMLLITDTLARTIANIELPLGILTSAIGAPFFLMLLLRTRKGT; encoded by the coding sequence ATGAGTCAATCAGTACGCATCACGCTTTTATTTGCGTTATTCTCCATTGTTGCGTTAATTGCGATCACAAGTGGTAAGTATTCACTTACTACCAATGAGCTATGGACTCTAGTGAGTAATAAATTAACGGGCAATGTAGAGTATAACCGCACTGAAACTGTCTTTTGGCAAATAAGATTTCCCCGTGTTCTGGCGGCAATTTTAATTGGTGGAGGATTGGCGATTGCGGGTGCGGCTTATCAAGGCATGTTTCGTAACCCTTTAGTATCACCTGATATTCTTGGAGTTTCATCAGGTGCAGGCGTAGGAGCTGTATTAGGTATTTTTCTTGGGCAATCCATGTTGTCAATTCAACTTTTCGCTTTTGCGGGCGGTTTAGCAACGGTTGCTCTAGTCTACTTTATTGCGAGGCTCGCAAAACAACACGATCCAGTACTCTCCCTTGTGTTGGTTGGTATTGCTATTAGTGCATTATGTGGCTCCGCAATTTCATTAATGAAAATCCTTGCTGATCCTTACACTCAATTGCCTTCAATCACCTTTTGGCTCTTAGGCGGTCTTTCGACTATTACCGCTTCTGATTTAATTTCCGTTGCACCTTTAATGTTAGTCGGATTTATTCCACTCATTTTATTACGCTGGCGTATGAATATTCTCAGTTTATCTGATGAAGAAGCCAGAGCATTAGGTTTAAACGTCGAAGTAACCCGACTTGTCTTTATTTTGTCTGCGACATTAATAACTGCAAGTGCAGTTTCTATTGCGGGTATTATTGGTTGGTTAGGTTTAATTGTTCCCCACATTGCAAGACTGTTAGTGGGCGCTAACTTCAGTCAACAGTTCCCAGTTTCCTTGCTTGTTGGCGCTATTATGTTATTAATCACTGACACATTAGCCCGCACAATTGCCAATATTGAACTCCCTTTAGGCATTTTAACCTCCGCCATTGGTGCGCCATTCTTCTTAATGTTGTTACTGAGAACGAGGAAAGGCACATGA